The genomic region GATCCCGAAGCCGTCGATGAGGCCGCCGGCCAGCGGGCCCGCGATCGCGGCGCCCACGCCCATGGCCGTGGCCAGCCACCCGAAGGCCTCGGCCCGCCGGTCGGAGGGGGCGCTGTCACCGATCCGGCCCATCACCGCGGCCAGCGTCGGCGCGACCGCCAGTCCGGCCAGGAACAGCACCGGAGTGGCCAGCAGAGGCGTGGGCAGGTGCGTGATCGGCGGCAGGAACGGCAGCACGAGGGCCAGCCCCAGTGTGGTGGCGAAGCAGCGGCGCACCAGGTGCGGCGGCCCCTTGACGGCACCGGAGACCATGCCGCCGACCAGGGAGCCCAGCGCCCACACCGACGCCAGCACCATCACGTACTCGGGCGCGTCGAGCTCGTTGGCCCACGCCACGATCATCAGGTCCGTGCCGATGATCCCGGCGATCATCAGCAGGCACATGGCGAAGAGCAGGCCCAGGACCGGGTGCAGGACCAGGCTCCGCCGACGGCCCGGTGCGGACCCGGTCCCGGAGGCGCCCGCGGTCGGCGCCGTGCCCGGCTCGGCCGGCGCGGGCCCGGTGACACCCGCGCGCCGCAGCGCCAGCGCGAACCCGATCGAGCCCGCCAGCGCCAGGAGGGCGAGCAGCAGGAGCGACCAGCGCGGGCCCCAGTACGCGACCACGCCGGCTGTCAGGATCGGGGAGAACACGAACAGGAGTTCCTGCGTCGTCGCCTCGGCCGCGTAGATGGCCTGGCGCTCGGGCCCGCGGGTCAGTCGCGGCCACAGCGCCCGCACGATCTGGTTGGCCGGCGAGCCGAACAGGCCCGTGGCCAGGGCCAGCGGGACCGCGAGCCACCACAGGGACGCCGGGAACAACGCCAGCACCACCAGCCCCGTGGCGAACACCGCGCCGCACACCAGCACCAGGCGGTCGCTGCCACCGCGGTCCGCCATCCGGCCGCGCAGCGGCCCCACCAGAGCCATCCCCAGAGTGAACGCGCCCGCCACCACACCCGCGTAGGTGTAGGACCCCGTCCACTCCACCACCAGGAAGGTGACCGCGATCATCTGCCCCGGCATGTAGAACCGCGCGACGAGGGACCAGCTGAGGAGGGACAGGACGTGGGGGACGGCGAACAAGCGCCGGTAGTTGGACAACACGCGCTCATTATCCACTCGCGACCGACACTCGGCGATCGGTTCGACGGACCGTCGGATTCCGCGACGGCGGGTGCGCACCGTGTGACGCATGATGCGGGCGGCACGGGTGGGTGGACCGGGCGCCGCATCCGCCCACGAACTGGCCCCACGCCGGGTCGTCCTGCGGTGTACACGGCTCCCGGTAGGGCATGATCGGTGTCTGTGAGGGACGTTCAGCTGGCCCGCGTGGCCGAGCAGTACGGGATCGCGACGAGCTACGAGGACTGGCGGGGCAGACGGGTGCCGGTGAGACCCGACACCATCCGCCATATCCTGTCGGCGCTGGGGGTGGACCCGGACCGGCCCGAGGAGGACTCCGCTCCGGGGCCGCTGCCGCCGGCCGTCGTCGTCCGCGAGCACAAGGCGCCCGACCTCGTCCTGCCCGAGGGCGCCCGCAGCAGCGTCGAGACCGCCGACGGCTCCCTGCTGCCCTTCGATCCCGGCCTGCCCCTGGGCGTGCACACCCTCCACGTCACCGTGGGCGGGACCGAGCACGACGCGCCCCTGCTCGTGGTCCCCGACCGCGTCGAGCCGCGTGCCCTGCGCCGCGACCGGCGCCTGTGGGGCCTCATGACCCAGGTCTACAGCGTGCGCTCCCGCGCCTCCTGGGGCATCGGCGACCTGCGCGACCTGGCCGAGCTGGTCGACTGGAGCGGCCGCGACCTGGAGGCCGACTTCGCCCTCATCAACCCGGTGCACGCCACCGAGCCGCTCCCGCCGCTCGAACCCTCGCCGTACCTGCCCGTGAGCCGCCGCTACGCCAGCCCCCTCTACATCCGGATCGAGGACGTGCCCGAGTACGCCCGCCTCGACCCGGCCCAGCGGGAGGGCATCCAGCGCCTGGCCAGGCCGCTGCGCGAACGCGGGCGCACCGCCGACCTGCTCGACCGCGACGCCGTGTGGGAGGCCAAGCGCTCCGCCCTGGAGATCCTCTTCCAGGTGCCGCGCGCGCCGGGCCGCGAGGCCGCGCTGCGGACCTACCTCGAACGCGAGGGGCAGCCGCTGGTGGAGTTCGCCACCTGGTGCGCGCTGGCCGAGGAGTACGGGGCCGACTTCCGGTCCTGGCCGGCGCCCCTGCGCGACGTCTCCGCCCACGCCGTCGGCCAGGAGGCCCTGCGCCGGTGGCCGACCGTGGAGTTCCACCGGTGGCTCCAGTGGCTGCTCGACGACCAGCTCTCCCAGGCCCAGGCCACCGCACGCGCGGCGGGGATGGACGTCGGCATCGTGCACGACCTCGCCATCGGGGTGCAGGCCGGCGGCGCGGACGCCTGGATGTACGGCGACGCCCTGGTGCCGGGGCTGCACGTGGGCGCGCCGCCGGACGAGTTCAACCGGAGCGGCCAGGACTGGGGCCAGCCGCCCTGGAACCCGCGGCGGCTCGCGGAACTGGGCTACGCGCCCTTCCGCCAGATGATCGCCCAGGCGCTGCGGCACTCCGGCGGCGTACGGGTGGACCACGTCATGGGGCTGTTCCGGCTGTGGTGCGTCCCCGAGGGGGCGTCCGCCGACGAGGGCACCTACCTGCGCTTCGACCACGAGGGCATGGTCGGCACCCTGGCGCTGGCCGCCCACCGCGCCGACGCCGTGGTCATCGGCGAGGACCTGGGTACGGTGGAGCCCTGGGTCCGCGACCACCTGCGCGACAGGGGACTGCTGGGCACGTCCGTGCTGTGGTTCGAACAGGAGCGGGACGGCACCCCGCGCGCTCCGCAGGACTGGCGCACGGACTGCCTGGCCACGGTCGCCACCCACGACCTGCCGCCGGTGGCGTCCTTCCTGTCCGCCGAGCACGTGGAACTGCGGGACCGGCTGGGCCTGCTCGGCCGCCCCGTGGAGGAGGAGCGCGCCGACTCCGAGGCGCGGGTCGAGCGCTGGCGCGCGCACCTCGTCGACCTCGGACTGCTCGATCCCGGCGTGGACCCCGTGGCCGACCCGGCCGCCGTGGTCGCCGCCATGCACGCCTACCTGGTGCGGACGCCGGCACGCATGCTGGGGGTGGCGCTCACCGACGTGGTGGGGGAGCGCCGGATGCAGAACCAGCCCGGCACCAGCACGGAGTACCCGAACTGGCGGATCCCGCTCACGAGCGCCGAGGGCGAGCCGGTCCTGGTGGACGAGCTCCTGGCCGACCCGCGCATGGTCGCGCGGATCCGCCGGACCCTGGGTCCGCTGGGCCGCGGCGGGACGGCCGAGGACACGCCCTGACCCACCGACGACGGCGGCCCCGGGGAGGACTCCCCGGGGCCGCCGCGCGTCAGGTGACCGTCAGGCGCGCTGCTGACCCGTGGCGATGTCCATCGCCCGGGCGCGCAGTGCGCGCTCCACGCCGGCGCGTCCCTCGATCAGCAGGCGGCGCAGCGCCGGGGCCGGGTCCGCCTCCTCGATGTAGGCGTCCGTGCGCTCCAGCGTCGCCTCCTCCACCAGGGCGCTCGGGTAGCACATCTCCGCGAACGACTGGGCGAACTCGCCCGTCCACTTCTCCCAGGCCGGACCGAGCTGCGCGAAGTACTTCTCCATGTAGGGCCGGTACAGCTCCGCCTGGCCCGGCTCGGTGAAGCCCGTCAGGGTCGCGCGGAACTCGGCGTTGGCCAGTTCCGAGCCGACGATCCGGTCCCACGCGGCGGCCTTGGCCTCCGGCGTGGGGATCGCGGCGCGGGCGCCGGCGGCGTGCCGGTGGCCGGTGGCCGTCGGGTCCCGCTCCAGCTCCGCGGTGATCTCGTCCTCGCCGGCCTTGCCCTTGGCGACCAGGCGCCGCAGCAGCGTCCACCGCAGGTCGGTGTCCACGGTCAGGCCGTCCACCGTGATGGCACCGTCCAGCAGCCCTCGGAGCAGGGACAGGTGGGCGTCGCTGACCGCTGTGTCGGCGAGCGCGTTGGCGTAGGCGAGCTGGAGGTCGCCGCCGGGCTCGGCGGCGCCGAGCAGTGCGCGCAGGCGGTCGGCGAGCAGCTCGAAGCCGAACGGGCGCCACGCCGGGTCGGCGTAGTTCAGCAGCGCCGCGGTCGCCTGGCGCAGCAGGGTCTGCGCGACCATGACGTCGTCGACACCGCTGATACCGGAGATCACCAGCGCGACGTAGTCGCGGGCGGCCATCTCCGCGTCCCGGGTCATGTCCCAGGCGGCGCCGAAGCACAGCGCGCGCGGCAGCGACTCGGTGATCTCGCCTGCGCCCTCCACCACGGTGCGCAGCGAGCGCTCGTCCAGCCGGATCTTGGTGAAGGTGAGGTCGTCGTCGTTGATCAGCACGAGGTCGGGCCGGGCCCGGCCGACCAGCTCGGGAACCTCGGTGCGGGCCCCGCTCACGTCCAGTTCCACGCGCTCGCGGCGCACGATCCCGGCGTCGGTGCGGTCGTACAGGCCGATCGCCAGGCGGTGCGAGCGCAGCGTCGGGTGCTCGTCGGCGGCCTCCTGCAGCACGGTGAAGGAGGTGAAGTTCCCGTCGCCGTCGACCTCGAACTCCGGGCGCATCGTGTTGACGCCGGTCGTCTCCAGCCACTCGCGGGACCAGCCCGACAGGTCGCGGCCGGAGGCGGCCTCCAGGTGGCGCAGCAGGTCCTTCAGCTCGGTGTTGCCGAAGGCGTTCTCCTTGAAGTAGGCGCGCACGCCCGCGAAGAAGGAGTCCACGCCCACGTACGCCGCGAGCTGCTTGAGCACCGAGGCGCCCTTGGCGTAGGTGATGCCGTCGAAGTTGACCTCCACCGCCTGGATGTCGACCATGTCGGCGGCGATGGGGTGGGTCGAGGGCAGCTGGTCCTGGCGCAGGGCCCAGGACTTCTCCACGTTCGCGAACGTGGTCCAGGCGTCCGTCCACTTGGTGGCGTTGGCCTGGCTGTAGACGCTGGCGTAGGTCGCGAACGACTCGTTCAGCCACAGGTCGTCCCACCAGCGCATGGTGACCAGGTCGCCGAACCACATGTGCGCCATCTCGTGCAGGATGGTCTCGGCGCGGCGCTCGTAGCGGGCGTCGGTCACGCGGGAGCGGAAGACGTAGTCCTCCAGGAACGTGACCGCCCCGGCGTTCTCCATCGCGCCCGCGTTGAACTCCGGGACGAAGAGCTGGTCGTACTTGCCGAACGGGTACCGCAGGTCGAACAGCCCGTGGAAGAAGTCGAAGCCCTGCTTGGTGACCTCGAACAGGGCCTCGGAGTCCAGGTGCTCGGCGAGCGAGGCCCGGCAGTACAGGCCCAGCGGGATGCCGTCGTGCTCGTCGCGCACCACGTGGTACGGGCCCGCGATGAGCGCGGTGATGTAGGTCGACACCACCGGGGTGGCCGGGAAGTGCCAGCGCACCCGGTCCTCGGTGCCGGTCGCCTCCCCGCGCACGTCCGGCGCGCTGTTGGAGACGACCTCCCACGAGGACGGCGCGAACACCGTCAGCTCGAAGGTCGCCTTCAGGTCGGGCTGGTCGAAGCACGTGAACATGCGGTGCGCGTCCGCCGTCTCGAACTGGGTGTACAGGTACACCGAGTCGTCGACCGGGTCCACGAACCGGTGCAGTCCCTCGCCCGTGCGCATGTAGGCGGCGTCGGCGACGACGGTCAGCTCGTTCCGGGCGGCCAGGTCCGGAAGGACGAGGCGCTCACCGTCGAACAGCTCCGCCGTGTCGAGCTCGCGGCCGTTGAGGACCGCCGAACGCAGCGCGGGGGCGGTCAGGTCCACGAACGTGCGGGCACCCGCCTCCGTGCTGGAGAACCGGATGACGGTGGTGGACCGAAAGGTCTCGTCCCCCGTGGTCAGGTCCAGTTCCACGGCGTAGGAGTCCACGCTCAGGATCCGGGCCCGTTCCCGTGCCTCGTCCCGTGTCAGGTTCCCTGCCACTCCACGCTCCCTTCACGGCCGCCGTCGTCGCCGGCCGGAATCTGTGCCGACCGCGGCGAGTCCGCCGTGCGGGCCGGAGCGTCGTCGGGGTCGGAGGTCACTTTCGCTCGGTTCCGATCCTGCCACGGGCCGGGCCCCGATGCGCAACCGATCGCCGTGCTCGTGCCCTCTCGTGGCGCGGGTGGGAACGAAACCGCGCACGGTCTTGTTCGGCGTGAGTGACCACTACGGAGATCCGAGCCGGGACCACCCCGCCCCGCGCCATCGAGGAGATGCGATGACCCAGCCCACCGCCCCCGCCGACGCCCAGGAGACCGTGTACGCGGACATGTGGTTCGACCCCGCGTGCCCCTGGGCCTGGATCACCTCCCGCTGGCTGCTGGAAGTCGAGAAGGTCCGCCCCGTCGAGGTGCGCTGGCACGTGATGAGCCTGGCCGTCCTCAACGAGGACAAGGACATCCCCGACGACTACCGCGAGATGCTCAAGACTGCGTGGGCGGCCGTGCGGGTGTGCGTGGCCGCCGAGCAGCGCTTCGGTCCCGAGGTCCTGGGCGACCTCTACACCGCGCTCGGCACCCGGTTCCACAACGGCGGACAGGAGCGCGACGACGACACGATCCGCGCGGCCCTGGCCGAGGCGGGCCTGCCCGAGGACCTCGTGGAGGCCGGCGCCTCCACGGACTACGATGAGGCTCTGCGCGCCTCCCACGCGGAGGCGATGAAGCTGGTCGGCGAGGACGTCGGCACCCCCGTGGTCCAGGTCGAGGGCGTCTCGTTCTTCGGGCCGGTCCTCACGCCGACCCCGCGCGGCGAGGACGCCGGACGGCTGTGGGACGGCGTGCGCCTGGTCGCGGGGACCGACGGCTTCTTCGAGCTCAAGCGCACCCGTACGCGGCGCCCCCTCTTCGACTGAACAGGCGCGGCCGACCGCCGCGTGAACGAAAGGAACCGGCCATGCCCGGACCGAAGGACCGCCGTCCGAACCCGTTCCTGGACGACCTCGACGTCCTGCCCGACACCACCAGCGACGAGCGGTCGGTCGGCTGGGGCGAGGACGCCGAGCGCGACGACACCGACCGGTTGAACGCGGACCGGCCCCCGCACTGGGGCTGAGCGGTCCGGGCGCGCGAGGCCGGGGATCGGTGGAACCACCGGTCCCCTGCCTCCCGGTCCGCGGGTGCGGGGCGCCCTGTTCTTTTCCGAACGGCGTTCTGGGACAGTGGGTCCATGCGATCCCTCTACATCGACGGCGCCTGGACGGACTCCGCCTCCGACGAGGCCCTGGACGTGGTCAACCCGGCGACCGAGCAGGTCATCGACTCCGTTCCGGCCGGAGCCACCGAGGACGTCGACGCGGCGGTGCGGGCCGCGGCGGCGGCCCTCCCGGCCTGGTCGGCGCTCACACCCGGCCAGCGCGTCACCCACCTGGCCAAGGCCCTGGAGCTGTACAACGCCCGGATCGGCGACATCGCCGAGATCCTGACCCGCGACATGGGCGCGCCGGCCGTGTTCGCGCGCAAGGTGCAGGCCGGCCTGCCCTCGCTGATGTTCCAGACCTTCATCGACCTCGTCGAGGAGGCCGGTGAGCGCTACTTCGAGGGCGAGCGGCAGGGCACCTCGCTGATCGTGCGCGAGCCGATCGGCGTGGTCGGCGCCATCACCCCGTGGAACTACCCGCTGCACCAGATCGTGCTCAAGGTCGTCCCGGCGATGCTCGCGGGCAACACCGTGGTGCTCAAGCCCAGCGAGATCGCCCCGCTCAGCGCCTACGCGCTCGCCGAGGTCCTGCACGACGCCGGCCTGCCCGCCGGCGTGTTCAACCTGGTGTCGGGCACCGGCCCGGTCGTGGGCGAGGCCATCGCCGCGCACCCGGACGTGGCCATGGTCTCCTTCACCGGCTCCACACGGGCCGGGACCCGGGTCAGCCAGGTCGCCGCGGAGACGGTCAAGAAGGTCGCCCTGGAGCTGGGCGGCAAGTCGCCGAACGTGGTGCTGCCCGACGCCGACCTCGCCCAGGCCGTCAAGCGCGGCGTGGCCGACGTCATGCGCAACACCGGACAGAGCTGCAACGCGCTCACCCGCATGCTCGTCCACCGGGACTCCTACGAGGAGGCGGTCGCGCTGGCCGCCGCCGCAGCGAGGAAGTACGTCCCCGGGGATCCGGCCGACGAGTCCACCCGGATGGGGCCGCTGGTCTCGGCGGCCCAGCTCGACAAGGTCCGCGCGTACGTGCGCCTGGGCGTGGAGGAGGGCGCCCGCCTGGTCACCGGCGGCGCCGAGCCGGTCGAGGGCCGCGAGAGCGGGTACTTCGTCCGGCCGACGGTCTTCGCCGACGTGCGCAACGACATGCGCATCGCGCAGGAGGAGATCTTCGGCCCGGTCCTGGCCCTGATCCCGTACGACACCGAGGAGGAGGCCGTGGCCATCGCCAACGACACGGTCTACGGCCTCAACGCCGCGGTGTGGTCCCAGGACGCCGATCGCGCCCTGGCCGTGGCCCGGCGCCTGCGGGCGGGCCAGATCGAGGTCAACGGCGGTGCGCTCAACCCGCGCGCTCCCTTCGGCGGCTACAAGCGCTCCGGCGTGGGCCGCGAGTGGGGCCTGCACGGGCTCGACGAGTTCTGCGAGCTCAAGTCCCTCCAGCTCTGACCCCGGCCGGGCTCCGCGCCGCCGTACGGTGTGCGCGGAGTCACGGCCCTCGGCGGGCCCGCGCCGGAATCGGCCCCGGTGGGAAGCGCGTTGTGCGGTGTGGAAAAATTCGGACCGGTAGCCCCTGGTCGAACCCAATCGAGGTGTGAGTTGAGCAACAAGCCCGCGGTCTCCAAGGCAGGTCCTCTCGGCAAGGACATCAAGTCGATCGTGATGTACAACGTGATCGCCGTCGCGTCGATGGCCCTGTTCGCCGCCCTCGGTCTGAGCGTCGCGGCCGCCGCCGGTTCCGCCTGACCCGGCCCGCCCAGAGCATCGAGCCCCGCCCCGTCCCACCGGACCGGGCGGGGCTTCGTCGTGGACAACAGCGCGACGGGGCGACGGGCGGGCGGGGCGGCGCGCTCCTCGGCCCGGACACCTGCCACACTGGTGACGTGCGTGTTTACCTTGGATCAGATCATGCGGGCTTCGAGCTCAAAGAACACCTCGTCTCCTGGCTGAAGGAGCGCGGCCACGAGGTCGTCGACAAGGGACCGGCCGTCTTCGACGCCGTCGACGACTACCCCCCGTTCGTCCTGCGCGCCGCCGAGGCCGTCGCGGCCGACCCGGGTGCGCTGGGCGTCGTCATCGGCGGCTCCGGCAACGGCGAGCAGATCGCCGCGAACAAGGTCAGGGGCGTCCGGGCCGCTCTGGCCTGGAGCGAGGACACCGCGCGCCTGGCGCGCGAGCACAACGACGCCAACGTGCTCGGCGTCGGCGGCCGGATGCACTCCCTGGAGGAGGCGACCCGGTTCGTGGAGATCTTCCTCGCCACGCCCTACAGCGACGAGGAGCGGCACACCCGCCGCATCACGATGCTCTCCGACTACGAGAGCACCGGCGAGCTCCCGCCCCTTCCCTAGGGACCCCGCGCCCCGAAACCCACCACGTCCGCTCCGCGCCCCTGTCCGGCACCGCCGGCGGGGGCGCGTTCTCGTCGACGGGCACGGCGCTGACCACGGCTCCGGCGCGCGGGAGCGGTTCCACGCACAGGTGACGACGGCCACTGGTTCCGGACCGGCCGGTGTGAGACCCTGAGCCTGGGCGTGTCGGGGCGACACGCCCATGACGTACGGGGCCGGATCCTTTCCGGGTCCGTCCGGGCGCGGGGAGGCGTTCGGGAGGGATGTCCGAGAGAAGGGTGGGGGACCCGCACGGGACCTCCTCGTGCGGAGTGCGTGCCCGACTCCGCACAACCGGTTATCGGCTGACCCGATAACCGGGGTTATGGGGGATAACTCCGCTGGTGGCGCGTGCTTCGCCGGCGGTCGCCGCGCTACAGTTCGTGCACAGCGGCGGGCCCTCGACGCCCGTGGCACGGCAGCGCCGCCGTCCCGTACCGACACAGCCACCGGGACCGACCCCGCGCAGCCGCCGGCCCGCCCGACCAGCCCCGGTACCGACCTGGCCGTGGCCACCCCCGACCGCGCCGCCGCGAGCCGACCGAGAACCGACCCCCGCTGGTGAGCGGGCGTGCCTAGGCCAGAGGACTCATGAAGCCGACACCCACCGCCAAGACCACCCGACTCCTGCGATCGACCACGCAGCGGCTCGTCGCGGTGCTCCGGCGCAAGGTGTTGTTCCGCTACCGACTCGTCCTCATCACGCTGGTCACCCTCGCCGTGGGCGTCGGTATCGGTGCCGTGTGGGGCCCCAGCGGCTGGTTCCCGCCCAGCTCCACCATCCTCACCGTGCTGGCCGGCGGCCTGCTGCTCAAGCGCAAGAGCCTGGCGGCCCTGCTGGTCGTGGTGGCGGCGGTCCTGCTGTTCGTGGCCTACATGCTCGACTTCGGCCAGGTCGGCCCCGGCCTGCTGGTCACCATCGGGGTGACCGCGGTGCTGTCCTACCTGTTGTCCGGGGTGCGCGAACGCCTGGGTGTCCAGGGGCTGAGCGGCGAGATGATGCTGCTCGACCTGCGCGACCGCCTGCGCCACCAGGGCCGGCTGCCCGAACTGCCCCGGGGCTGGGGCCGCACCGCGGTCCTGCGGCAGGCGGGCGGATCGTCCTTCGGCGGCGACTTCGTGGTGTCCATCCGGCGCGAGAACCGGCTGGACGTGGCCGTCGTGGACGTCTCGGGCAAGGGCGTGGACGCCGGGACGCGGGCGCTGCTGCTGTCCGGCGCCTTCAGCGGGCTCATCGGAGCCGTTCCCACCCGCGACTTCCTCGCGCACTGCAACGACTACCTCATGCGCAACAGCGGCGGCGAGGGCTTCGTCACCGCGGTCCACCTGAGCGTGGACCTGGACTCCGGCGCCTACGAGATCGCCTCGGCCGGCCACCCGCCCGCGCTGCAGTACGACAGCGGCGCCGGGCAGTGGTCCACGAGCGAGGCCAAGGGCGTCGTGCTCGGAGTCATCCCGGAGATGACCTACACCTCGGTCCAGGGCAAGCTGCGGCCCGGCGACGCCATCCTCCTCTGCACCGACGGCCTCATCGAGACCCCGGGCGAGGACCTGGACGCCGGGATCGACCGCCTCCTGGGCGCCGCGGACACCATGGTCGCCCGCGGGTTCAGCAGCGGCGCGGGCGCGGTCGTGGACACCCTGAGCAAGGACAAGAACGACGACTGCGCGCTCGTCGTCCTGTGGCGGGACTGACCCGCCCACCCGGTCCGCCCCGGGCCGCTCCGGTCCACCTGCGCGGCGCCCGGCGTTCACGCCGTGGACGGCGCCACGCGGCCCCTGCGTGGGCCCCGGTGTCGGCTGTGGCGGTAGGGTCGACATGTTCCCCGGCCCCAGCACGGCGGGTCGTCCGTGCACCGTCCCCGGATCGCCGTGCCCGCCCCCTGCGCCCCTCGGCGTCGACGCACGTACGGCACACCACACCAGCGGCGACGGGGCCGGCAACCGGACCGCGTCGAGGTCCGGTCCTTCCAGGATGTCGCGGTTCGGTGGGCGCGTGCCCGCCGGGCCCTGGAGACGCGAGGGGGTGCTTCGCATGTCAGACGGCGAGCGCGCTGAAGAACTCATCGATCTGGTCGAGCAGAACGATCTGACCGGGATCAGGCTCTGGTTGGCCGAGCACAGACCCCACGAGATCGCCGACGAGCTCTCCCGCATGACCGATCGTTCCGTCATGGTCCCCTTCCGGCTCCTGGACAAGGACCGCGAACTGGAGGTCTTCGAGGAACTCGACTCCGGCCTGCAACAGGAGATCCTGTTGGGCC from Nocardiopsis aegyptia harbors:
- a CDS encoding MFS transporter, encoding MLSNYRRLFAVPHVLSLLSWSLVARFYMPGQMIAVTFLVVEWTGSYTYAGVVAGAFTLGMALVGPLRGRMADRGGSDRLVLVCGAVFATGLVVLALFPASLWWLAVPLALATGLFGSPANQIVRALWPRLTRGPERQAIYAAEATTQELLFVFSPILTAGVVAYWGPRWSLLLLALLALAGSIGFALALRRAGVTGPAPAEPGTAPTAGASGTGSAPGRRRSLVLHPVLGLLFAMCLLMIAGIIGTDLMIVAWANELDAPEYVMVLASVWALGSLVGGMVSGAVKGPPHLVRRCFATTLGLALVLPFLPPITHLPTPLLATPVLFLAGLAVAPTLAAVMGRIGDSAPSDRRAEAFGWLATAMGVGAAIAGPLAGGLIDGFGIAGGAAATVGALLVASVLSLFAVRRRADTVAVSERAVS
- the malQ gene encoding 4-alpha-glucanotransferase, giving the protein MRDVQLARVAEQYGIATSYEDWRGRRVPVRPDTIRHILSALGVDPDRPEEDSAPGPLPPAVVVREHKAPDLVLPEGARSSVETADGSLLPFDPGLPLGVHTLHVTVGGTEHDAPLLVVPDRVEPRALRRDRRLWGLMTQVYSVRSRASWGIGDLRDLAELVDWSGRDLEADFALINPVHATEPLPPLEPSPYLPVSRRYASPLYIRIEDVPEYARLDPAQREGIQRLARPLRERGRTADLLDRDAVWEAKRSALEILFQVPRAPGREAALRTYLEREGQPLVEFATWCALAEEYGADFRSWPAPLRDVSAHAVGQEALRRWPTVEFHRWLQWLLDDQLSQAQATARAAGMDVGIVHDLAIGVQAGGADAWMYGDALVPGLHVGAPPDEFNRSGQDWGQPPWNPRRLAELGYAPFRQMIAQALRHSGGVRVDHVMGLFRLWCVPEGASADEGTYLRFDHEGMVGTLALAAHRADAVVIGEDLGTVEPWVRDHLRDRGLLGTSVLWFEQERDGTPRAPQDWRTDCLATVATHDLPPVASFLSAEHVELRDRLGLLGRPVEEERADSEARVERWRAHLVDLGLLDPGVDPVADPAAVVAAMHAYLVRTPARMLGVALTDVVGERRMQNQPGTSTEYPNWRIPLTSAEGEPVLVDELLADPRMVARIRRTLGPLGRGGTAEDTP
- the pepN gene encoding aminopeptidase N; the protein is MAGNLTRDEARERARILSVDSYAVELDLTTGDETFRSTTVIRFSSTEAGARTFVDLTAPALRSAVLNGRELDTAELFDGERLVLPDLAARNELTVVADAAYMRTGEGLHRFVDPVDDSVYLYTQFETADAHRMFTCFDQPDLKATFELTVFAPSSWEVVSNSAPDVRGEATGTEDRVRWHFPATPVVSTYITALIAGPYHVVRDEHDGIPLGLYCRASLAEHLDSEALFEVTKQGFDFFHGLFDLRYPFGKYDQLFVPEFNAGAMENAGAVTFLEDYVFRSRVTDARYERRAETILHEMAHMWFGDLVTMRWWDDLWLNESFATYASVYSQANATKWTDAWTTFANVEKSWALRQDQLPSTHPIAADMVDIQAVEVNFDGITYAKGASVLKQLAAYVGVDSFFAGVRAYFKENAFGNTELKDLLRHLEAASGRDLSGWSREWLETTGVNTMRPEFEVDGDGNFTSFTVLQEAADEHPTLRSHRLAIGLYDRTDAGIVRRERVELDVSGARTEVPELVGRARPDLVLINDDDLTFTKIRLDERSLRTVVEGAGEITESLPRALCFGAAWDMTRDAEMAARDYVALVISGISGVDDVMVAQTLLRQATAALLNYADPAWRPFGFELLADRLRALLGAAEPGGDLQLAYANALADTAVSDAHLSLLRGLLDGAITVDGLTVDTDLRWTLLRRLVAKGKAGEDEITAELERDPTATGHRHAAGARAAIPTPEAKAAAWDRIVGSELANAEFRATLTGFTEPGQAELYRPYMEKYFAQLGPAWEKWTGEFAQSFAEMCYPSALVEEATLERTDAYIEEADPAPALRRLLIEGRAGVERALRARAMDIATGQQRA
- a CDS encoding mycothiol-dependent nitroreductase Rv2466c family protein, whose amino-acid sequence is MTQPTAPADAQETVYADMWFDPACPWAWITSRWLLEVEKVRPVEVRWHVMSLAVLNEDKDIPDDYREMLKTAWAAVRVCVAAEQRFGPEVLGDLYTALGTRFHNGGQERDDDTIRAALAEAGLPEDLVEAGASTDYDEALRASHAEAMKLVGEDVGTPVVQVEGVSFFGPVLTPTPRGEDAGRLWDGVRLVAGTDGFFELKRTRTRRPLFD
- a CDS encoding aldehyde dehydrogenase family protein; this translates as MRSLYIDGAWTDSASDEALDVVNPATEQVIDSVPAGATEDVDAAVRAAAAALPAWSALTPGQRVTHLAKALELYNARIGDIAEILTRDMGAPAVFARKVQAGLPSLMFQTFIDLVEEAGERYFEGERQGTSLIVREPIGVVGAITPWNYPLHQIVLKVVPAMLAGNTVVLKPSEIAPLSAYALAEVLHDAGLPAGVFNLVSGTGPVVGEAIAAHPDVAMVSFTGSTRAGTRVSQVAAETVKKVALELGGKSPNVVLPDADLAQAVKRGVADVMRNTGQSCNALTRMLVHRDSYEEAVALAAAAARKYVPGDPADESTRMGPLVSAAQLDKVRAYVRLGVEEGARLVTGGAEPVEGRESGYFVRPTVFADVRNDMRIAQEEIFGPVLALIPYDTEEEAVAIANDTVYGLNAAVWSQDADRALAVARRLRAGQIEVNGGALNPRAPFGGYKRSGVGREWGLHGLDEFCELKSLQL
- a CDS encoding ribose-5-phosphate isomerase; this encodes MRVYLGSDHAGFELKEHLVSWLKERGHEVVDKGPAVFDAVDDYPPFVLRAAEAVAADPGALGVVIGGSGNGEQIAANKVRGVRAALAWSEDTARLAREHNDANVLGVGGRMHSLEEATRFVEIFLATPYSDEERHTRRITMLSDYESTGELPPLP
- a CDS encoding PP2C family protein-serine/threonine phosphatase, which encodes MKPTPTAKTTRLLRSTTQRLVAVLRRKVLFRYRLVLITLVTLAVGVGIGAVWGPSGWFPPSSTILTVLAGGLLLKRKSLAALLVVVAAVLLFVAYMLDFGQVGPGLLVTIGVTAVLSYLLSGVRERLGVQGLSGEMMLLDLRDRLRHQGRLPELPRGWGRTAVLRQAGGSSFGGDFVVSIRRENRLDVAVVDVSGKGVDAGTRALLLSGAFSGLIGAVPTRDFLAHCNDYLMRNSGGEGFVTAVHLSVDLDSGAYEIASAGHPPALQYDSGAGQWSTSEAKGVVLGVIPEMTYTSVQGKLRPGDAILLCTDGLIETPGEDLDAGIDRLLGAADTMVARGFSSGAGAVVDTLSKDKNDDCALVVLWRD